The segment CCGCGGGCGCCCACGGACTTTGCTCGCTGCTGCCCGCCAACGAAACGCTCACGCTCTCGCTTGCGTGGCTCTCGCTTGGAGCGTTCACCGTGCCCGTGACGGTGTTCGGTTTCATGGCTGCGCGCATCGCGCTCGGCCTCGCCGAGGGCGGCAACTTTCCCGGGGCAATCAAGACGGTCGCCGAGTGGTTCCCGGTCAAGGAACGCGCGCTCGCCACCGGTCTGTTCAATGCCGGCACCAATATCGGCGCGATCTTGTGCCCGTTCGCCGTGCCGCGGCTGTACGCCGCATGGGGCTGGCCCGCCACGTTCTACGTCACGGGCGCGCTCGGACTCGTCTGGCTGGTCGCCTGGCTGTGGATCTACGAAAATCCCGAGAAACATCCGCGGCTTTCCGCGGCGGAGCGCGAGTACATCCGCTCTGGCCAGCCGGCCACCGCGGAGAAAAAAGTCTCCGTCCCCTGGCTGTCGCTGCTGGGCTACCGCGCCGTATGGGCCTACATCGCCGCCAGCATTCTCGCCGGTCCGGTCTGGAACATCTACATGTTCTTCCTCCCGGATTTCCTGCAGAAAAATTTTCAGCTCGATCTCGTCGCCGTCGGCGACTGGACCGCGGTGTTTTATTTCATCGCGTCGTTCGGCGGGGTCGCCGGCGGCTGGCTCTCCGGCCGGCTGATCGGCCGCGGCTGGTCGCTTAATCTCGCGCGCAAGCTCACCCTCCTCTGCTGCGCTCTCGCCGTGGTGCCGATCTTCCTCGCGCCGAGCATGCCCAACGTCCTGCTCACCGTCCTCATCGTCGGCCTCGCGGGCTCCGCGCATCAGGGCTGGTCCGCCAATCTGTTCAGCTTCGTCTCCGACACGATGCCCAAGGCCGCCATCAGCTCGGTCGTCGGGCTCGGCGGATTCGTCGCCTATTTCACCGGCGGCGTGATGACCGAAGTCATCGGCCTGATTCTCCAGAAGACCGGCAGCTACGCGTCGATTTTCGCCGCCGCCTCGCTGCTCTACCTCGCCGCTCTGCTCGTCCTGCACCTCCTCGTGCCGCGGATCGGACAACCGGTCCCTCCAGCACCGTTCTCCTCGCCATGA is part of the Opitutus terrae PB90-1 genome and harbors:
- a CDS encoding MFS transporter gives rise to the protein MNPSPASTVASPGRFRWAICALLFFSVALNYIDRNIIGILKGPLSKELGWSETDYAHIASAFQFAYAFGYLFGGRLMDWIGVKRGLPFAVLLWSLAAGAHGLCSLLPANETLTLSLAWLSLGAFTVPVTVFGFMAARIALGLAEGGNFPGAIKTVAEWFPVKERALATGLFNAGTNIGAILCPFAVPRLYAAWGWPATFYVTGALGLVWLVAWLWIYENPEKHPRLSAAEREYIRSGQPATAEKKVSVPWLSLLGYRAVWAYIAASILAGPVWNIYMFFLPDFLQKNFQLDLVAVGDWTAVFYFIASFGGVAGGWLSGRLIGRGWSLNLARKLTLLCCALAVVPIFLAPSMPNVLLTVLIVGLAGSAHQGWSANLFSFVSDTMPKAAISSVVGLGGFVAYFTGGVMTEVIGLILQKTGSYASIFAAASLLYLAALLVLHLLVPRIGQPVPPAPFSSP